The Bombus pyrosoma isolate SC7728 linkage group LG3, ASM1482585v1, whole genome shotgun sequence genome has a segment encoding these proteins:
- the LOC122565865 gene encoding rab GTPase-activating protein 1-like — MEDSMSVKSMESVATSDEYEFVNDRGNGKHQQTLISELPMLKIANNGNFEDLQNNLREVLTEDSKMESNDYKIVSSEQQNQPKSKKVGQSKFYDVSSCMVASEKQDIMKPEDYIDEEINSLANVQQECTIFNGVTYLGSATINAPKSECEIQRNMNILNAEQSLNLGIKVSVSVPSSSQGSVVLYDAATQQPIAHYEVQRILFYARGESVGPCAACFAFTWSHGDTLESAIYQCHVFRCDIPEAVGQVSACFSKAFHRIPRSMTSSLTGSDFNGFNIGSEKTNSRVFIFEVTMEIKEEDGKGGFSIVPKDRNCFKLRNNVAKQVCLSIQQVSSKEGGITLEVERCFGVLVSPGRNVKHSDMRLLEMQVNAGPLVQDKQCYNICGHWDPADPALETLNIETPREGKIYMTVAVDLVIRGIREPVRFIIETLVKVFPQNERFWYFNKRNLVQQFYLNSKEIISGDGTEVHYEVQSIETSGELDRNRLNLALNLASLIRSPSLTSIDTLTPKEEIDSDGDEPMLSGTGEVSKDCSADELASWAEVLDSWQVNEQRPKLLIKLTKQGIPEALRGEVWQRLSNCDNSQEMMDRYRTLITKESSCESVILRDINRTFPAHDFFKETGGLGQDSLYRISKAYAVYDEEVGYCQGLSFLVASLLLHMPEEQAFCVLVKLMYDYGLRDLYKDRFDNLHMRFYQLNRLIEDQLPELYKHFCDRGVETHMFAAQWFLTLFTARFPLYLVFHILDVFLLQGLDTLFQVALALLMLCKKELLQLDFESILKYFRVHLPKRCRNEEISRYVMKLACSVTLKKLKKYEAEFMTLKEAQENADEYSNEVEQLRGTVARNEEEKQRLEAELVQVKEMLQREVARADAESRRSNIIIAEYKQICQRLEDDYNAAKTTLSELRTKVSKCEKCKSCIMDSSNILADIAHPLENRIDPMLHRVQERVRELELELAQTKLAHVEAECRNQDLTHQLHATASELQAARNSWPWLSKTLSSIKEAANKREVIAPSLMKDLRRDSAPGGEMHHLIHSRNRETRDNLKEVV; from the exons ATGGAGGATAGCATGAGTGTTAAATCAATGGAATCAGTGGCAACAAGTgatgaatatgaatttgtaaatGACAGAGGTAATGGCAAACATCAACAAACATTAATCAGTGAATTACCAATGCTGAAAATTGCCAATAACGGCAATTTTGAAGATCTTCAAAATAATCTTCGTGAG GTATTGACAGAAGATTCTAAAATGGAAAgtaatgattataaaattgtgAGCAGTGAGCAACAAAATCAACCAAAATCTAAAAAAGTGGgacaaagtaaattttatgatGTAAGTTCTTGTATGGTTGCATCTGAGAAACAGGATATTATGAAACCAGAAGATTATATTGATGAAg aaataaattcccTGGCTAATGTTCAACAAGAATGTACTATTTTCAATGGGGTAACTTACCTGGGATCGGCAACAATAAATGCACCTAAATCAGAATGTGAAATACAGCGCAATATGAACATATTAAATGCAGAACAATCCCTTAATTTGGGAATTAAAGTATCTGTTTCTGTACCAAGTAGCTCTCAAGGTTCTGTTGT TTTATACGATGCTGCTACTCAACAACCAATTGCACATTATGAAGTACAACGAATCCTATTTTATGCGCGTGGTGAAAGTGTTGGTCCATGCGCAGCATGTTTTGCTTTTACATGGTCACATGGGGATACATTGGAATCTGCCATTTATCAGTGTCATGTTTTCCGGTGTGACATACCAGAAGCA GTAGGACAAGTTTCTGCTTGCTTTTCCAAAGCCTTCCACAGAATACCACGGTCGATGACTAGCTCTCTAACAGGAAGTGATTTCAATGGGTTTAACATTGGAAGTGAAAAAACTAATTCTcgtgtatttatttttgaagtaacaatggaaataaaagaagaagatggaaaaGGAGGTTTCAGTATAGTTCCTAAGgatagaaattgttttaaactTCGAAATAACGTAGCTAAACAAGTGTGTTTAAGTATTCAGCAAGTTTCTAGCAAAGAAGGAGGAATTACTCTTGAAGTTGAAAGGTGCTTTGGAGTCCTTGTTAGTCCTGGACGCAATGTTAAACATAGTGATATGCGTCTGCTTGAAATG caAGTTAATGCTGGTCCACTAGTTCAAGATAAACAATGTTACAACATATGTGGTCACTGGGACCCTGCAGATCCAGCTTTAGAAACTCTCAATATTGAAACCccaagagaaggaaaaatttatatgacaGTTGCTGTTGATTTAGTAATACGTGGTATCCGAGAACCTGTCAGGTTTATAATAGAGACGTTAGTTAAAGTATTTCCacaaaatgaaagattttggtattttaataaacgaaatctTGTACAACAATTTTACCTTAACTCAAAAGAA ataatatcCGGAGATGGCACGGAAGTTCACTATGAAGTACAAAGTATAGAAACTTCAGGGGAGCTGGATAGAAACAGATTAAATCTCGCTCTTAATTTAGCATCACTGATTCGATCTCCTTCTTTAACTAGCATTGACACGCTTACACCCAAGGAGGAAATAGACTCAg ATGGAGATGAACCAATGTTAAGTGGCACAGGTGAAGTATCAAAAGATTGTTCTGCAGACGAACTAGCTAGTTGGGCAGAAGTACTAGACAGTTGGCAAGTTAATGAACAACGCCCAAAACTTCTTATAAAACTTACAAAGCAAGGTATTCCTGAAGCCTTACGCGGAGAAGTATGGCAACGTTTAAGTAATTGCGATAATTCACAAGAAATGATGGATAGATACAGGACTTTAATTACTAAG GAAAGCAGTTGCGAGAGTGTTATCTTAAGAGATATTAATAGAACATTTCCTGCTCATGACTTTTTCAAAGAGACAGGTGGTTTGGGACAAGATTCTTTGTACAGAATAAGTAAAGCGTATGCAGTGTATGACGAAGAAGTTGGATATTGCCAAGGACTTAGCTTTTTAGTTGCTAGTTTACTCCTTCAC ATGCCGGAAGAACAAGCTTTTTGCGTTCTGGTTAAGTTAATGTATGACTATGGTCTAAGAGATTTGTACAAGGATAGATTTGACAACCTTCATATGAGATTTTATCAGCTTAATAGATTAATCGAG gATCAGCTGCCAGAactttataaacatttttgcgATCGTGGTGTAGAAACACATATGTTCGCTGCACAATGGTTTTTAACTCTTTTTACAGCCAGATTTCCACTTTATCTTGTTTTCCATATTCTGGACGTATTCCTTCTACAAGGACTTGATACATTATTCCAGGTTGCTCTCGCATTATTAATG TTGTGCAAAAAGGAACTACTTCAATTAGATTTtgaaagtatattaaaatactttcggGTGCATTTACCTAAACGTTgtcgaaacgaagaaatatcgcGCTATGTCATGAAGTTAGCCTGCTCAGTTAccttaaagaaattaaagaagtaTGAAGCGGAATTTATGACACTGAAag AAGCGCAAGAGAATGCGGATGAATATAGCAATGAAGTAGAACAGCTACGGGGCACAGTAGCGAGAAACGAGGAGGAAAAACAGAGATTAGAAGCCGAATTGGTTCAAGTCAAGGAAATGCTGCAGCGAGAAGTAGCAAGAGCAGATGCGGAAAGTAGACGaagcaatattattattgctgAATACAAACAG atttgtcAACGTTTGGAAGATGACTATAATGCTGCAAAGACAACACTTAGCGAATTGCGA ACGAAGGTTTCgaaatgtgaaaaatgtaaaagttgtATAATGGATTCGTCCAATATATTAGCAGACATTGCACACCCTTTAGAAAACCGAATAGATCCTATGTTGCACAGAGTGCAGGAGAGAGTACGAGAATTAGAATTGGAGTTAGCCCAAACAAAGCTAGCCCATGTTGAAGCTGAATGTAGAAACCAG GATTTAACACATCAATTGCATGCGACTGCTTCTGAACTTCAAGCAGCGAGAAACAGCTGGCCGTGGCTTAGTAAGACACTGTCGAGTATAAAAGAAGCGGCGAATAAAAGAGAAGTAATAGCTCCGTCATTAATGAAAGATCTTAGACGAGATAGCGCACCCGGAGGTGAAATGCATCATTTGATACATTCCCGTAATCGCGAGACTCGTGATAATCTTAAAGAAGTTGTGTGA